In the genome of Streptomyces sp. V2I9, one region contains:
- a CDS encoding ROK family protein has translation MKAALVGTDGTLLHEARRATGRERGADAVVETILAFAAELRAHGEEHLGESAVAAGVAVPGIVDSGKGIAVYAANLGWRDVPLRALLSERLGSLPVALGHDVRTGGLAEGRIGAGRGTDRFLFVPLGTGIAGAIGIAGAIEAGAHGNAGEIGHIVVRPDGPDCSCGQRGCLETLASAAAVTRAWAAASGDPEADAADCAKAVESGDPAAIAVWRDAIDALAAGLVTALTLLDPGTLVIGGGLAEAGETLFTPLRAAVEERVTFQKLPHIVPAALGDTAGCLGAGLLAWDLLSTEVSA, from the coding sequence ATGAAGGCCGCCCTGGTCGGGACCGACGGCACCCTCCTCCACGAGGCGCGGCGGGCCACCGGCCGGGAGCGTGGCGCCGACGCGGTCGTCGAGACCATCCTCGCGTTCGCGGCGGAGCTGCGGGCCCACGGCGAGGAGCACCTCGGCGAGAGCGCCGTCGCCGCCGGGGTCGCCGTGCCCGGCATCGTCGACTCCGGAAAGGGCATAGCGGTGTACGCCGCGAACCTGGGCTGGCGCGACGTACCGCTGCGCGCCCTGCTCTCCGAGCGGCTGGGCTCCCTCCCGGTCGCCCTCGGCCACGACGTGCGCACCGGCGGGCTCGCCGAGGGGCGCATCGGGGCGGGGCGCGGGACGGACCGCTTCCTCTTCGTCCCGCTCGGCACCGGGATCGCGGGCGCCATCGGCATCGCGGGCGCCATCGAGGCGGGGGCCCACGGGAACGCGGGCGAGATCGGCCACATCGTGGTCCGCCCGGACGGCCCCGACTGCAGCTGCGGCCAGCGCGGCTGCCTGGAGACGCTGGCCTCGGCCGCCGCGGTGACGCGGGCGTGGGCCGCCGCCTCCGGGGACCCCGAGGCGGACGCCGCGGACTGCGCGAAGGCGGTCGAGTCGGGCGACCCGGCGGCGATCGCGGTCTGGCGCGACGCGATCGACGCGCTCGCCGCCGGCCTGGTCACCGCGCTCACCCTCCTCGACCCCGGGACGCTCGTCATCGGTGGCGGACTCGCCGAAGCCGGGGAAACCTTGTTCACACCACTGCGTGCGGCCGTCGAGGAACGCGTCACGTTCCAGAAGCTGCCCCACATCGTCCCGGCGGCCCTCGGGGACACCGCCGGATGCCTGGGCGCGGGGCTGCTCGCCTGGGATCTACTCTCCACGGAGGTATCCGCCTGA
- the nagA gene encoding N-acetylglucosamine-6-phosphate deacetylase: MAGRAADSTVLSGARVVLPTGTVEDGRVAVEGARIAASAPEDARTVDLTGHWVVPGFVDMHNHGGGGASFTSGTADEVLTGIRTHREHGTTTMVASTVTGEMDFLARRAGELSELVEQGDLAGIHFEGPFISPCRKGAHSEQLLRYPDPAEVRKLVDAARGAARMVTLATELPGGLDSVRLLAELGVIAAIGHTDATYEQTVEAIDAGATVATHLFNAMPPLAHREPGPIAALLEDERITVELINDGTHLHPAVLELAYRHKGAGRVALITDAMDAAGFGDGEYQLGPLAVEVREGVARLVEGGSIAGSTLTLDTAFRRAVTLDRIPVEDVVRSISANPARLLGVDDRVGSLEPGKDADLVVLDEDFVLKGVMRRGEWIVEPKTA; the protein is encoded by the coding sequence ATGGCCGGACGCGCAGCAGACAGCACGGTTCTCTCCGGCGCCCGGGTGGTGCTCCCCACCGGTACCGTCGAGGACGGCCGGGTGGCCGTCGAGGGCGCCCGGATCGCCGCCTCCGCCCCGGAGGACGCCCGGACCGTGGACCTCACGGGCCACTGGGTGGTCCCCGGCTTCGTGGACATGCACAACCACGGCGGCGGCGGGGCCTCCTTCACCTCCGGCACCGCGGACGAGGTCCTGACCGGCATCCGTACGCACCGCGAGCACGGCACCACCACGATGGTGGCCTCCACGGTCACCGGGGAGATGGACTTCCTCGCCCGGCGCGCGGGTGAGCTGTCCGAACTGGTCGAGCAGGGCGACCTGGCCGGCATCCACTTCGAGGGCCCGTTCATCTCGCCGTGCCGCAAGGGCGCCCACAGCGAGCAGCTGCTGCGCTACCCGGACCCGGCCGAGGTCCGCAAGCTGGTGGACGCCGCGCGCGGGGCCGCCCGGATGGTCACCCTCGCCACCGAGCTGCCCGGCGGCCTCGACTCGGTACGGCTCCTCGCCGAGCTGGGGGTCATCGCCGCGATCGGCCACACGGACGCCACGTACGAGCAGACGGTGGAGGCCATCGACGCGGGCGCGACCGTCGCCACGCACCTGTTCAACGCGATGCCGCCGCTGGCCCACCGCGAGCCCGGCCCGATCGCCGCCCTGCTGGAGGACGAGCGGATCACCGTCGAGCTGATCAACGACGGCACGCATCTGCACCCGGCCGTCCTGGAGCTGGCCTACCGCCACAAGGGCGCGGGCCGCGTCGCGCTGATCACCGACGCGATGGACGCCGCAGGCTTCGGTGACGGGGAGTACCAGCTCGGCCCGCTCGCGGTCGAGGTCCGCGAGGGGGTCGCCCGGCTGGTGGAGGGCGGCTCGATCGCCGGCTCCACCCTCACCCTGGACACCGCGTTCCGCCGGGCGGTCACGCTCGACCGGATTCCCGTCGAGGACGTCGTGCGGTCCATCTCCGCCAACCCGGCCCGGCTGCTCGGCGTCGATGACCGCGTCGGCTCGCTCGAACCGGGCAAGGACGCCGACCTGGTCGTCCTCGACGAGGACTTCGTCCTCAAGGGCGTCATGCGGCGGGGCGAGTGGATCGTCGAGCCGAAGACCGCGTAG
- a CDS encoding 1-phosphofructokinase family hexose kinase: MILTVTLNTALDVTYTVDALVPHGSHRVGEVTERPGGKGINVARVLGALGHDSVVTGFAGGPTGDVLRSLLAPLPPRDALVPVAGNTRRTLAITDRSTGDTTQLNEPGPQVGPAEWAAFLRTYEELLADADAVALCGSLPPGIHVGAYAELIRIARAAAVPVLLDTSGEPLRRGIAARPDLVKPNAEELARLTGSRDPLRAAGDARRRGAHAVVASLGPDGVLALTPDGVWRAAPPAPVRGNPTGAGDSAVAGLLSGLAEGLDWPERLARAVALSTATVLAPAAGEFDAAAYAELLPRVTVEPHTPTP; the protein is encoded by the coding sequence GTGATCCTGACCGTCACCCTGAACACCGCGCTCGATGTGACGTACACCGTCGACGCGCTCGTCCCGCACGGCAGCCACCGGGTCGGCGAGGTCACCGAACGCCCCGGCGGCAAGGGGATCAACGTCGCCCGCGTGCTGGGGGCCCTCGGCCACGACAGCGTGGTCACCGGCTTCGCCGGCGGCCCGACCGGGGACGTCCTGCGCTCCCTCCTCGCCCCGCTCCCGCCGCGCGACGCCCTCGTGCCGGTCGCCGGGAACACCCGTCGCACGCTCGCGATCACCGACCGCTCGACCGGCGACACCACCCAGCTCAACGAACCCGGACCGCAGGTGGGCCCCGCCGAATGGGCCGCCTTCCTGCGGACGTACGAGGAGCTGCTGGCCGACGCCGACGCGGTCGCGCTCTGCGGCTCCCTGCCGCCCGGCATCCACGTCGGGGCCTACGCGGAACTGATCCGGATCGCCCGTGCCGCCGCCGTGCCCGTCCTGCTGGACACCAGCGGCGAACCGCTGCGCCGGGGCATCGCCGCCCGCCCCGACCTGGTCAAGCCGAACGCGGAGGAGCTGGCCCGGCTGACCGGCTCCCGCGACCCCCTGCGCGCGGCCGGCGACGCCCGCCGCCGCGGAGCCCACGCGGTGGTCGCCTCGCTCGGCCCGGACGGGGTGCTCGCGCTCACCCCGGACGGCGTCTGGCGGGCCGCCCCGCCCGCGCCGGTGCGCGGCAACCCGACCGGCGCGGGCGATTCCGCGGTGGCCGGACTGCTCTCGGGCCTGGCCGAGGGCCTGGACTGGCCGGAGCGGCTGGCCCGCGCGGTGGCCCTGTCGACGGCGACGGTGCTGGCCCCGGCGGCCGGCGAGTTCGACGCGGCGGCCTACGCGGAGCTGCTGCCGCGCGTCACGGTGGAGCCGCACACGCCGACGCCCTGA
- a CDS encoding carbohydrate-binding protein translates to MTAGNNGASKPEDDDPFGYLYADGQASGAQAPGQGGYGYPGPAAQPGVPRTSYNQVRAVGERQYGQQQAPQQQGGYGYPPQQSYGQPAPQYTRPNPQYAAPETYPGGGAHHGQPPARAGHGGGPGRGGPNTKALLIAAVAVVAVVLIGIGAALLTGDDGDKDDKKDEATSSQGPAGEVEESKKPEKEKPQETPKPVELPKQDAATLTLGGTAALDSSVKGAKGANGNYINLNEVGRSATWSVEVPEAGAYTLYVTYGVPGRDAKTTLTVNDQEPRSINMKNFAQAPEGDLEKGWTNTFAYVQLDKGANTLKLSCETGDQCDANLDQLELKSGHIKKSG, encoded by the coding sequence ATGACGGCCGGAAACAACGGCGCGAGCAAGCCCGAGGACGACGATCCGTTCGGCTATCTGTACGCGGACGGGCAGGCGTCGGGCGCCCAGGCGCCCGGCCAGGGCGGCTACGGCTACCCGGGGCCGGCCGCGCAGCCCGGCGTGCCCAGAACGTCCTACAACCAGGTGCGCGCCGTCGGTGAACGCCAGTACGGGCAGCAGCAGGCCCCGCAGCAGCAGGGCGGGTACGGCTACCCGCCCCAGCAGAGCTACGGCCAGCCCGCGCCGCAGTACACCCGGCCGAACCCGCAGTACGCGGCCCCCGAGACCTACCCCGGCGGCGGCGCGCACCACGGGCAGCCCCCGGCCCGCGCCGGCCACGGCGGCGGTCCCGGACGCGGCGGCCCGAACACCAAGGCGCTCCTGATCGCGGCGGTCGCCGTGGTCGCGGTCGTCCTCATCGGCATCGGAGCCGCCCTGCTCACGGGCGACGACGGCGACAAGGACGACAAGAAGGACGAGGCGACCTCCTCGCAGGGGCCCGCCGGCGAGGTCGAGGAGTCGAAGAAGCCGGAGAAGGAGAAGCCGCAGGAGACGCCGAAGCCGGTCGAGCTGCCGAAGCAGGACGCGGCGACGCTGACGCTGGGCGGCACCGCGGCCCTGGACTCCTCGGTCAAGGGCGCCAAGGGCGCCAACGGCAACTACATCAACCTGAACGAGGTCGGCCGGTCGGCCACCTGGTCGGTGGAGGTGCCCGAGGCCGGCGCGTACACCCTGTACGTGACCTACGGCGTGCCCGGCAGGGACGCGAAGACGACCCTGACGGTCAACGACCAGGAGCCCCGCTCCATCAACATGAAGAACTTCGCGCAGGCTCCCGAGGGCGACCTGGAGAAGGGGTGGACGAACACGTTCGCGTACGTCCAGCTCGACAAGGGAGCCAACACCCTCAAGCTGTCCTGCGAGACGGGCGACCAGTGCGACGCCAATCTCGACCAGCTGGAGCTGAAGTCCGGCCACATCAAGAAGAGCGGCTGA
- the cdgB gene encoding diguanylate cyclase CdgB has product MEAESEPYVRLATMRQLHQAVADLNTARSLADTLQSVADGIVAGLGYELGCVNLVRPDGDLVIAAFAGNAAAEALITGRVGSRASWERRLSMGEAWDELRFIPHTEGWVLLDDDVPQWHTEGPEPRFEDEWHPLDRLYAPMYASGGGRDLLGVISVDRPRNGRRPGAWGREALQMYASQAAIAISNARLRANMQRALVRLEREQQALRASEESFRQAFEYAPSGMAIAEMGGDQHGRLLRTNDALCRLLGRPASVLRRYSFADLVHPEDIGTLLRTSAEGGRAELRLSRRDGTYLWVSLRNSVVADAADGPRFLLTHVEDIEERKRHELNLAHRASHDALTGLPNSAELKTRLSARICERPHTPAATAIEALDAAYGDVESSLTHGYQADGYEGDAAPGGGPFDHHVHAEAPDPERDDGTKGLAVLFCDLDGFKSINDRFGHHTGDAVLIEVARRLSTCVRDGDTVARLGGDEFVVLADGLGAADAADLAVRLRNAIIPPIRVDGRAVRVGASFGIGWAECGMSVEEVLRSADQRMYVEKRSRSKVHRRAG; this is encoded by the coding sequence ATGGAGGCCGAGTCGGAGCCGTACGTCCGCCTGGCGACCATGCGGCAGCTGCATCAGGCCGTCGCCGACCTCAACACGGCCCGGAGCCTGGCGGACACCCTCCAGAGCGTGGCCGACGGCATCGTCGCGGGCCTCGGCTACGAGCTGGGCTGCGTCAACCTGGTCCGGCCCGACGGTGATCTCGTCATCGCCGCCTTCGCGGGCAACGCCGCGGCGGAGGCCCTGATCACCGGCCGCGTCGGCTCCCGCGCCTCCTGGGAGCGCCGGCTGTCGATGGGCGAGGCGTGGGACGAGCTCCGGTTCATCCCGCACACCGAGGGCTGGGTCCTCCTCGACGACGACGTGCCCCAGTGGCACACCGAGGGGCCCGAACCCCGGTTCGAGGACGAGTGGCACCCGCTGGACCGGCTCTACGCCCCGATGTACGCCTCCGGGGGTGGCCGGGACCTCCTCGGGGTCATATCCGTCGACCGGCCCCGCAATGGACGCCGCCCCGGCGCGTGGGGGCGCGAAGCGCTCCAGATGTACGCCTCCCAGGCCGCCATCGCCATCAGCAACGCCCGGCTGCGCGCCAACATGCAGCGCGCGCTGGTCCGGCTGGAGCGGGAGCAGCAGGCCCTGCGGGCCAGCGAGGAGTCCTTCCGGCAGGCGTTCGAGTACGCGCCCAGCGGCATGGCCATCGCGGAGATGGGCGGCGACCAGCACGGCCGGCTGCTGCGCACCAACGACGCCCTCTGCCGCCTCCTCGGCCGCCCCGCCTCCGTCCTGCGCCGCTACTCCTTCGCCGACCTGGTCCACCCCGAGGACATCGGCACCCTGCTGCGCACCTCCGCCGAGGGCGGCCGGGCCGAACTGCGGCTGAGCCGCCGCGACGGCACCTACCTCTGGGTCTCGCTCCGCAACTCGGTGGTCGCGGACGCCGCCGACGGGCCGCGGTTCCTGCTCACCCACGTCGAGGACATCGAGGAGCGCAAGCGGCACGAGCTGAACCTCGCCCACCGCGCCTCGCACGACGCGCTGACCGGACTGCCCAACAGCGCCGAGCTGAAGACGCGGCTCAGCGCCCGGATCTGCGAGCGGCCGCACACCCCGGCCGCCACCGCGATCGAGGCGCTGGACGCCGCGTACGGGGACGTCGAGTCGTCCCTGACCCACGGCTACCAGGCGGACGGGTACGAGGGGGACGCGGCCCCCGGCGGCGGGCCCTTCGACCACCATGTGCACGCGGAGGCCCCCGACCCGGAGCGCGACGACGGGACGAAGGGGCTCGCGGTCCTCTTCTGCGACCTCGACGGCTTCAAGTCCATCAACGACCGCTTCGGCCACCACACCGGGGACGCCGTGCTCATCGAGGTCGCCCGGCGGCTGAGCACCTGCGTACGGGACGGCGACACCGTCGCCCGGCTCGGAGGTGACGAATTCGTCGTCCTCGCGGACGGCCTCGGAGCGGCGGACGCCGCTGACCTGGCCGTTCGTCTGAGAAATGCCATCATTCCGCCCATAAGGGTCGATGGTCGCGCGGTCCGGGTCGGAGCGAGCTTCGGCATCGGCTGGGCGGAGTGCGGGATGAGCGTGGAAGAGGTTCTGCGCTCCGCCGACCAGCGGATGTACGTGGAGAAGCGGTCCCGTTCGAAGGTTCACCGCAGGGCGGGATGA
- a CDS encoding flavin reductase family protein, producing the protein MSNDEFRAALARLAAGVVLVTAQEPPLDEDGRGEDVGMTATAFMSVSLEPPLVMVSLRNGSRMDDLLEEQPLWAVSFLAASQRHIAGRFAMKGRISDRLLFEDIPYVRGGTAHAPLIGGALATLECRTEQRVVAGDHTLVIGRVLTAELPSPEGDPLTYFKGRYRHLG; encoded by the coding sequence GTGAGCAACGACGAGTTCCGCGCCGCACTCGCCCGGCTGGCCGCCGGCGTGGTGCTGGTCACCGCCCAGGAGCCGCCTCTCGACGAGGACGGCAGGGGCGAGGACGTCGGCATGACGGCGACCGCCTTCATGTCCGTCTCCCTGGAACCGCCCCTGGTGATGGTGAGCCTGCGCAACGGCTCCCGGATGGACGACCTGCTGGAGGAGCAGCCGCTGTGGGCGGTCTCCTTCCTGGCCGCGAGCCAGCGGCACATCGCGGGCCGGTTCGCGATGAAGGGCCGGATCAGCGACCGGCTGCTGTTCGAGGACATCCCGTACGTACGGGGCGGAACGGCGCACGCACCGCTGATCGGCGGAGCGCTGGCGACGCTGGAGTGCCGCACCGAGCAGCGCGTGGTGGCCGGGGACCACACCCTGGTGATCGGCCGCGTGCTCACGGCGGAGCTGCCGAGCCCTGAGGGCGACCCGCTGACGTACTTCAAGGGCCGCTACCGTCACCTGGGGTGA
- the arfB gene encoding alternative ribosome rescue aminoacyl-tRNA hydrolase ArfB encodes MGVMSGPYVIRGSVSLPEAELMWRFSRSSGPGGQHVNTSDSRVELRFDLAATDALPEVWKARALERLADRLVGGVVSVRASEHRSQWRNRETAAVRLAALLAEATAPPPKARIKRKIPRGINERRLREKKARGETKRGRSGRDW; translated from the coding sequence ATGGGTGTCATGTCCGGGCCCTATGTCATCCGCGGTTCGGTCTCCCTGCCGGAGGCCGAGCTCATGTGGCGTTTCTCGCGTTCCTCCGGCCCCGGCGGCCAGCACGTCAACACCAGCGACTCCCGGGTCGAGCTGCGTTTCGACCTGGCGGCCACCGACGCGCTGCCCGAGGTGTGGAAGGCGCGCGCCCTGGAACGGCTGGCGGACCGGCTCGTCGGCGGTGTGGTCTCCGTACGGGCCTCCGAGCACCGCTCGCAGTGGCGCAACCGCGAGACCGCCGCCGTGCGGCTCGCCGCCCTCCTCGCCGAGGCCACCGCCCCGCCGCCCAAGGCCCGGATCAAGCGGAAGATCCCGCGCGGGATCAACGAGCGGCGGCTGCGCGAGAAGAAGGCGCGCGGCGAGACCAAGCGCGGGCGCTCGGGCCGCGACTGGTAG
- a CDS encoding TerD family protein — MAVSLSKGGNVSLTKEAPGLTAVTVGLGWDVRTTTGTDFDLDASAIAVNPAGKVVSDGHFVFFNNKSTPDQTIVHTGDNVTGAGEGDDEQINVNLAGLPADVDKIVFPVSIYDAETRNQNFGQVRNAFIRIINQAGGTEIARYDLSEDAATETAMVFGELYRNGAEWKFRAVGQGYASGLRGIAQDFGVNL, encoded by the coding sequence ATGGCAGTAAGCCTGTCCAAGGGCGGCAACGTCTCGCTCACCAAGGAGGCACCGGGCCTGACCGCCGTCACGGTCGGCCTCGGCTGGGACGTCCGCACCACCACCGGCACCGACTTCGACCTCGACGCCTCGGCCATCGCGGTCAACCCGGCGGGCAAGGTCGTCTCGGACGGCCACTTCGTCTTCTTCAACAACAAGTCGACGCCGGACCAGACCATCGTGCACACCGGTGACAACGTCACGGGTGCGGGCGAGGGCGACGACGAGCAGATCAACGTCAACCTGGCGGGCCTCCCCGCCGACGTGGACAAGATCGTCTTCCCGGTCTCCATCTACGACGCCGAGACCCGCAACCAGAACTTCGGCCAGGTCCGCAACGCGTTCATCCGCATCATCAACCAGGCCGGCGGCACCGAGATCGCCCGCTACGACCTGAGCGAGGACGCCGCCACCGAGACCGCCATGGTCTTCGGCGAGCTCTACCGCAACGGCGCCGAGTGGAAGTTCCGCGCGGTGGGCCAGGGCTACGCCTCCGGTCTGCGCGGCATCGCCCAGGACTTCGGCGTCAACCTCTGA
- a CDS encoding M1 family metallopeptidase, giving the protein MTPRTPAAVPLLLALALALVGSGCSGGVEGTPGATGLRDPYFPGLGNGGYDVTHYGLKLDVDPVAGHLRGTATITARATRHLSAFHLDLAGLHVESASVEGRPAAVNRAGKELTIRPDAAVEDRLREGRTFTTVVRYAGSPQALTDADGGQEGWLPTADGSVALGEPTGSMAWFPGNHHPSDKAAYDIEVTVPEPLTAVSNGELVSRRTVNGRTAFHWRTAEPMATYPATVAVGEFTVRRSRTPDGIRLLTAVDPESEAASEDVLAEIPAVLTWAAEKFGPYPFASAGAIVEREEDAAYALETQNRPFFPGPPDTALLVHELAHQWFGDSVTPKSWRDMWLNEGFATYAEWLWAADHDGVPVEESFAEAYEDEANWAFPPTGPPSASDLSDPPVYGRGAMVMHRIRRTMDDDGAFFALVRGWTEKYRHGNASTDDFTAYVEEETGQDLTALWDAWLYGGGRPPVEG; this is encoded by the coding sequence GTGACCCCCCGCACCCCGGCCGCCGTCCCCCTCCTGCTCGCCCTGGCCCTCGCCCTCGTCGGCTCGGGATGTTCCGGCGGGGTCGAGGGGACCCCGGGCGCGACCGGGCTGCGCGACCCGTACTTTCCGGGGCTCGGCAACGGCGGCTACGACGTCACCCACTACGGCCTGAAGCTCGACGTCGATCCCGTCGCGGGCCACCTGCGCGGCACGGCCACCATCACCGCCCGCGCCACCCGGCACCTGAGCGCCTTCCATCTGGACCTCGCCGGGCTCCACGTGGAGAGCGCCTCCGTCGAGGGCCGGCCGGCCGCCGTGAACCGGGCCGGCAAGGAGCTGACGATCCGTCCGGACGCGGCGGTGGAGGACCGGCTGCGCGAGGGGCGCACGTTCACCACCGTCGTGCGGTACGCGGGCTCCCCGCAGGCCCTCACCGACGCGGACGGCGGGCAGGAGGGCTGGCTGCCGACGGCGGACGGGTCGGTGGCCCTCGGCGAGCCGACCGGGTCCATGGCCTGGTTCCCCGGCAACCACCACCCGAGCGACAAGGCCGCGTACGACATCGAGGTGACGGTCCCCGAGCCGCTGACGGCCGTCTCCAACGGGGAGCTGGTCTCCCGGCGTACGGTGAACGGCCGCACCGCCTTCCACTGGCGGACCGCCGAGCCGATGGCGACCTATCCGGCGACCGTCGCGGTGGGGGAGTTCACCGTCCGGCGGTCGCGCACACCCGACGGCATCCGGCTGTTGACCGCCGTGGACCCGGAGTCGGAGGCGGCGAGCGAGGACGTGCTGGCGGAGATCCCGGCGGTGCTGACGTGGGCGGCGGAGAAGTTCGGTCCGTACCCGTTCGCCTCCGCCGGGGCGATCGTCGAGCGTGAGGAGGACGCGGCGTACGCGCTGGAGACCCAGAACCGGCCCTTCTTCCCCGGCCCGCCCGACACCGCCCTCCTCGTCCACGAGCTGGCCCACCAGTGGTTCGGCGACTCCGTCACCCCGAAGAGCTGGCGGGACATGTGGCTGAACGAGGGCTTCGCCACGTACGCGGAGTGGCTCTGGGCCGCCGACCACGACGGCGTACCGGTCGAGGAGAGTTTCGCGGAGGCGTACGAGGACGAGGCCAACTGGGCCTTCCCGCCCACCGGACCGCCCTCGGCGTCCGACCTCTCCGACCCGCCGGTCTACGGGCGCGGGGCGATGGTCATGCACCGGATCCGGCGCACGATGGACGACGACGGGGCGTTCTTCGCCCTGGTCCGGGGGTGGACGGAGAAGTACCGGCACGGCAACGCCTCCACCGACGACTTCACCGCGTACGTGGAGGAGGAGACGGGACAGGACCTCACCGCCCTGTGGGACGCCTGGCTGTACGGCGGAGGCCGGCCGCCGGTGGAGGGGTGA
- a CDS encoding YncE family protein — protein sequence MTGERGPRAARRASHPGPGSPALGPRAALRPPGPRTRRLALGLLAAALLAGCATGTTEAAPDPAATPHASAATGTVAAPDPSRAPAGRTPEGTLLVTDFGGDTVTFVDPGRDGSGAGGAPIASVKAGTAPYGLVVGEDGRAWVATAEGVAVIDTQRRTRLALVPYATESGPVTTGEYRGGGMGIAMAPDGKHVYVGVNVPGGDGAVEVIDTTTREVTGTAAVGLRPFDVDVSPDGREVYATDHDSFDVTAVDADSLETRRMEVAPYGTEGGLGSWLKPHHAVVRPEDGKLLLPFEGERLAVLDPRTGEVAIEPMTANTHQHGAALTPDGTLLVVGTGPIGADDEDPSLTVRDPGGTERTVPLDGPHEDVAVSPDGRTAYVTGGFTRDGYWNGITVVDLDDEGSAPIRLKAGNRPLDIAVL from the coding sequence ATGACCGGGGAGCGCGGCCCCCGCGCCGCCCGCCGGGCCTCGCACCCCGGCCCCGGCTCCCCGGCCCTCGGCCCCCGCGCCGCCCTCCGGCCCCCCGGCCCCCGTACCCGCCGCCTCGCCCTCGGCCTCCTCGCCGCCGCCCTGCTCGCCGGGTGCGCGACCGGCACGACGGAGGCGGCCCCGGACCCCGCGGCCACCCCGCACGCGTCCGCCGCGACCGGCACCGTGGCGGCCCCCGACCCGTCCCGCGCCCCCGCCGGCCGCACCCCCGAGGGCACGCTCCTCGTCACGGACTTCGGCGGCGACACCGTGACCTTCGTCGACCCCGGCCGGGACGGTTCCGGCGCGGGCGGCGCCCCCATCGCCTCGGTGAAGGCCGGCACCGCGCCCTACGGACTCGTCGTCGGCGAGGACGGGCGCGCCTGGGTCGCCACCGCCGAGGGCGTCGCGGTCATCGACACACAGCGGCGGACCCGGCTCGCCCTCGTCCCGTACGCGACGGAGTCCGGGCCGGTCACCACCGGTGAGTACCGGGGCGGCGGCATGGGCATCGCCATGGCCCCGGACGGGAAGCACGTCTACGTCGGGGTCAACGTGCCCGGCGGCGACGGGGCGGTCGAGGTCATCGACACCACGACCCGTGAGGTCACCGGCACCGCCGCGGTCGGCCTGCGCCCCTTCGACGTGGACGTGTCGCCGGACGGCCGCGAGGTGTACGCCACCGACCACGACTCCTTCGACGTGACGGCGGTGGACGCCGACTCGCTGGAGACCCGGCGCATGGAGGTCGCCCCGTACGGCACGGAGGGCGGGCTCGGCTCCTGGCTGAAGCCGCACCACGCCGTCGTACGCCCCGAGGACGGCAAGCTGCTGCTGCCCTTCGAGGGGGAGCGGCTCGCGGTCCTCGATCCCCGCACCGGAGAGGTGGCCATCGAGCCGATGACCGCGAACACCCACCAGCACGGCGCGGCCCTGACCCCCGACGGCACCCTCCTCGTGGTGGGCACCGGCCCGATCGGCGCGGACGACGAGGACCCTTCGCTGACGGTCCGGGATCCCGGCGGAACGGAGCGGACCGTGCCCCTGGACGGTCCGCACGAGGACGTGGCGGTCTCGCCGGACGGCCGCACGGCCTACGTCACCGGCGGCTTCACCCGCGACGGCTACTGGAACGGGATCACGGTCGTCGACCTGGACGACGAGGGGAGTGCGCCGATCCGTCTGAAGGCGGGCAACCGGCCCCTCGACATCGCCGTCCTCTGA
- a CDS encoding ankyrin repeat domain-containing protein, translating into MNALDHDLLTAARTGDTEGVRTAIEGGARIDVRDEELRTPLLLAALGDHVEAARLLVAAGADPDARDRREDSPWLVTGVTGSVAMLHVLLPAGPDLTLCNRFGGVSLIPASERGHVAYVREVLRVTDIDVDHVNRLGWTALLEAVILGDGGRAHQRIVQLLLAAGATRDLPDGDGVTPLAHAERRGFTELAALLRATA; encoded by the coding sequence ATGAACGCCCTCGATCACGACCTCCTCACCGCCGCACGCACCGGCGACACCGAAGGTGTGCGCACCGCGATCGAGGGCGGCGCCCGCATCGACGTCCGTGACGAGGAACTGCGCACACCGCTGCTCCTCGCCGCCCTCGGCGACCACGTGGAGGCGGCCCGGCTGCTCGTCGCCGCCGGGGCCGACCCGGACGCCCGGGACCGGCGCGAGGACTCCCCGTGGCTGGTCACCGGGGTCACCGGCAGCGTGGCGATGCTGCACGTGCTGCTGCCGGCCGGTCCGGACCTGACCCTGTGCAACCGGTTCGGCGGGGTCTCCCTCATCCCGGCGAGCGAACGCGGCCATGTCGCCTACGTACGGGAGGTGCTGCGGGTCACCGACATCGACGTCGACCACGTCAACCGGCTCGGCTGGACCGCCCTGCTGGAGGCGGTGATCCTCGGTGACGGCGGCCGCGCGCACCAGCGGATCGTTCAGCTGCTGCTCGCCGCCGGGGCGACGCGGGACCTGCCGGACGGAGACGGGGTGACGCCGCTGGCCCACGCCGAGCGGCGCGGCTTCACCGAGCTGGCCGCCCTGCTGCGGGCCACCGCATGA